The Vicia villosa cultivar HV-30 ecotype Madison, WI unplaced genomic scaffold, Vvil1.0 ctg.002268F_1_1, whole genome shotgun sequence genomic interval ATGCTTGGCAGCAAGGTTTGCATATAGAGAAATCAGTGATAAGTCATATGGGTCTCCTCCAAACTCCTCAAGAATGGCCACATCGACAACAGGTGCCTTAACTTGGACTGGTGGGGCTTCTGGGGCATTATGATGTGGCACATGCCACCTCCGGGATGAAGAAGTCGGAGATGGCTGAATCCTAGAAGTTCAGGCCTTTGTATTAAACGAGCTGGAATCGACTGATGGTTGCGAGGGTCGGGCTATTTCCCTACGAGCCTTATTCGATCTTGGTTATTAGGCATGTTGTCTATAATTAAGCCACACAAGCAATACAAAGTAGAAAAAAATCAAACCCGTATGAAACACATTgaaaatcaagtcaaacaatgCAGAGAGACAAAATATGGAAATGTACTTCCGTATTTCtgaaaaattcaattttgaacAAATACGGAAGTGTATTTCCGTATTAACCTAGaactaaaaaaaccaaaaatgtcAGAAATGCATGAAAACTAGACATGCTTAGTTATACTacctatatattaatatattaatgtcCATTACACAACCTAATGCTCTATTCTACATATGCTTGTCTAGGGAAATCAAATGTGAAAATCTTGAATTCAAAAACTTACTAAATATGTGAGTTTAATATTAAGCACTTTGATCGATCGGATGTTGAGAGTAGTAATTTGAAAGTGAGTTGAAATTGTTTGAGAGTTTGAGAGATATGATGAAAATAAGAAAGGAGAGGTCTGACGCGCTTTTAATTAAAAATCCGTCTAAAGATACATTTCTGCAAGTTATACGAATATGCATTTccgtattaatttttaatataaaattaagatTTGACTCACTTATGAATGAATTGTGTGTAAACCGAGGTGTATCCGAAAGTATATTTTTCGTATTAGGATGTGGGAGGTATCCCCAAAAGTTTATCTTGCAAGCAAATCCTAAATAGCCAATCCTTCATATCCCACCATACCAAACTTGTGATCCAACATAAATACCCTTCCATgtgatagttttttattttagcaACACACAACAACGTACATATGCAGTGAACGTAGTTTTTATATGATATTAACAATAGACATTCATTCATATAGAAATAGAGAATGAAGTAATGATTTCAATATAGTGCATAATACTTATAATAATAAGACTTACAAACGAATATATAGTTAAGTATAAAAAGATTATACTGATCAACAAGTCCTAGCTCCACTTAATGGGATACCATGCCTCAGATTCAAACTCAGAATCTCATAGTTACGTGTATGAGTTTTTAGTATAAGAGTTTTTAGTGATTATTACCTTTCTATCTATAAAAACTTTGATTAAATCAAAAGATAACACATCTTATTTTACAAGGATAACCCCTTATGAACAAACAAGGAAGATATAATAATCTCAAAGTAAACACTTATTGATGCTGTCAAAAAATTTCAACAACAGTAAAACATTTTATTCTACTAAGTGGTTTATCGTGCCTGATCGCGACCATTAAAAGTCGACAATTTTTTTCTCCCGGAAGCTTTCCACAGTTTCCTTGAGACTGACTTCCAAAGGAATAAAGTCTATTCCCAAACTGTTAGCCTTTTCCTTGGAAATCTGATACACTGGCATGTGTGGCTCATCATCCTCACACCTGATGCATAGTACAGAAAAAAGAGACAAGATTGTTCATAAAATTGTGTCTCTATGACTGAAGTAACTTATGACTTCTCTGTACAATATCCAAATTCATATTTTAATCTATGCAATGCACTCGTGAAGGTATAGCAATCGAACTTACTTGTCTGAAATTTGTATTGTTGGGTATAGATCACGTAAAATCCTAGCAAGTTCTGAACAATGTACCACTGTCTCAGATAAACAATATCTTCCACCACCTGAAGCAATCTCATATGCGTGAATATGAGCGTTCGCAACATCTTTTACATTCACCCATCCATAATTTTTATTTCGAAAAGGTAAACCTGCGTTCAACAATTACACGAGTTGTTCTATTATGCAACAGGGTAATtcttttctgaaataaatatgaCATTAATTAATATGTCACACATTGCAAAAATTCACTGTTATTTGTTAACGGAAGCAACAGATACAGTAACACAAGAGATACGAGAAACAGCTACATGAGCAAGACAATGATCAATACTTAAATGAAACATTGATCGAAAGAAGAGTGAAATTGATTTTAGAGTTTCACTGCAGCCATATGCACTTTATGTCATGAAAGAATTACCATTTATTAGGTTTAGAATTAGTTCAACACTTTCGTTAACCTCAGGTTGTAAGAGAGGTCCGGCAACCATTGTTGGATTGATAACAACCATGTCAATCTTGTTTTCATTTACAAATTCCCAGGCAGCAGCCTCAGCCAAAGTCTTTGAAAGCGGATACCATAACTGATAACACAAATACAAGTTGGCAACAAAGTTAATTTATGAAAAACACATTACTCAATTCCTAACTTCAGATAAACCACATCGAAATCACGTATCCCAGCTTGACGAGCTTCAAGTTTTTTTAATTCTAAGTAACATTCAGGAAAAAATACTAACCTTTGATTCCCTACAAAAATCTGGATTTGAAAACCATGTCTCATCGATTACAACTTCGGGAGTTTTTGGCCTTGGATCATGTACAACTGTAGCAAAAGAAGAAGTAAAGACAACTCGTTTCACAGATGGTGATTTCGCACATGATTTAAGAACATTAAGAGTTCCCTTCACTGCCGGATCAATCAACTCAGCCTGAAATATAGAAACCAAAAGTTAACCGTGCATATACCAGTAATTGGTCTGTTTTGCAAAGACAATAAATAGGTAAGTTTACATAATCACATGATTTGTCAACTATATACATAATCAATAACAGCCAGCCTAGGCTTTGAACTTCGATTTCAAAGTGTTGTTGTCATTAAGCAACCTGATTAATTTGAACCCTGTTTCTTGTACTTTTGTGTATGAaagtatctcttatatatttcTACTAATTTGGTTACCGATGAAAATCACTTAACCAAAATTTCATTTAAAGTTCAAGAAAAAACCTTCATTCTTACATCACAATGAATCATATCGGATACGCTCTGCGGATACATATTGAAGGAGTAtcgaatttttttaattaaaaaaaaaaattccggTACTTCCCAATACGACGGTGACACGTTGCGATGCGCTGCCACACGGTTCAACTACTTATAAAAAATAGAATAGAGTGAACCTGTGGATCGTCTACGACAAAACGAACAGGTGAAGCAGTATGAAAGACACCATCACATCCCTGAATAATAGAGTCAAAGGAACCTTCATCCAAAAGATCAGCCTTAAAAAGTTGCAACCTCTCTTTTGCACCATCAAGTTTAAGCAAGTGGTCAACCTTTTTCGGATTACCTGCTTGCACACCAATTAAACCAATTATTCATAAGGGTGATCAAATAACTGAAACAAAAAGAACATGAATGTtgatgaatttattatataaagagAAAGAAGTTGAAGAAAAAAGAAGCACTGACTTGGATCTCGAACGGTGGCTCTGACGGTGTAACCACGTTGGAGAAGGAACTTAACAATCCATGAAGCAATAAAACCAGAAGCACCAGTCACACACACCACCTTTCCTTCTCCACTCATCATCCTTGTTCTCCTTTTCCTTCAAAAACTTTGAACTTCCCTTGACTTTTATGTTAAAAGATGGATGTTCGTACTTTATATACTGATTTATTCTTAATTTCCTTgtctaataaaaaaaaataattaaatattagctAATTCTAGTAACATAGTTCACATGACAGCTTTTGTACTTTGGCACATGGTGTAtcaataatttagtttttttttctaattattttactGTAGCAATTATCAAGAAAAATCAGCACACATGCCGAAATTTATAACAAAATTGATTATCTAGAAAAGGAAAAAACACATTTAAAATCCAACATTGGCATTAAAGTGAAATAGTACAAGATAAGATTTGGTTTCACTAGTGTAGTGTGAAGCCATGAAAGGAAATCTACTTagacatttaatttaattaccaCTTCGGTTATTACCTGGGTACCTCATTGCTAAtaaaagtgttagaacaagattaagaatctatgttcaaaatctggttttgatgataacaaatatatattttgtgagtaataattttattactaatggttttatttagtgtgcagatattatgttatAAATCTCATACATGACTCATCAGAATAAGAATACGACAACTACATCCAGAAGATCGAAGAAGCCAAACATCGTTCATTAGATATTCTGATCCAGAACACATCAACTACCAAAGACAGCAGGCAAACAAACAAGCAAGATTGAAAACAAGCTTATTCAAGAAGCTTtgcaaacatcagaagatcacacaagtatgaagatcagaagttctgaagctacAAGTCCTGAAGACTACGATACAGTGATATATAACATACAAACATCAGCAGAAGACACGCCAATAAAGAATCTTCAGCTCAACATACAAATTGAGTAAAATATAAAGAGCTTAGAATCTAAGggagagccgttagaaacatcatcataagcaaaacagttgcaacatttaaaaggaacaactcctaAGGCTGAAAGAAGAAGCAACCCGCATGCAGCACATTGGAAAGACAAGTCTATCCAAAGAAGCACGCCATCAACTAtaatcattatgtttgagaataAGGTTCTTCCAAGAACAACACATGTCACAAAAGGCTCAATCTAGACGAACCATTCAAGACAACATTCAAACcaatctcaacggctagattccaacggtaacataccaagctATATAAATAAATCAAAACCTCAGACTTGAAGGTATGCATGCTGGAAAGCATCTGAGTATGCATCCAGAGTGAGCATCAGAATGTGTATCTAGGATACATCTACAAAGAGCGGAAAAATGAGAGATCCTGAGAGAAAATCAGTAGAAGAAGCTGAGCATGAATATCACATAAGTATCTTCATGAAACCATGCATCAGAAAATTCACAAGAAGCAACACATACTTAGTATGTGATAATCCACTGTGTTGTGATACATTAACCATATGCTTAATATAAGCTAAGAAGAAATCCCTTCTGTTAAGCAGTATTCTCCACTAGAGTTATCAGAAGTTCACTAATACTTGATCAACTCATACATTTTTCACATTGAATGACTTGAGAAAcagaatacactgagttgttgctcgaagaaatttttcatgtttacttatgatcattaaatgtgttatcagctgtaacaagctttatgatcagtagtcaaaaagaaaaatgaagatctACTCACTAGAAGCAATCAATATGAGAGCTGATGCTCCATATCTGCTTAAGTAGATAAGaagaagatggtcttacaagaaggaattaatttcaagagctgaagctctaatctccttactcaAATAAGAGAAGACCAGACCACAAGAAGCAATCAACATAAAGCTGCTGCTCTAAATCTACTTGGGAGAAAGAAGAAGTGCaaatcaaatcagaagcaatcaacaatagAATTGTTGCTCTAAATaagcttaagaagatttgaagatgaagatcatgacAAGAAGCCATCAACACAAGAGTGTTGTCTCTTAATATGcttatcagaaaatgaagaagatctcatccagaagttcaagaatagAAGACCACAAGACTATGTATTGTTCTTGTTATaaattgtaaaacacatagagttgttgctcgtagtgtgttatatcttaggaaacttctgatagaatGTTTAGGCTCTATAaatgacttctagtcagtgagcCATAAATATACATTTTGAGAATAGGAGACCATATGCTTGATTAAGAAGCACACCAATTATCTCCAGAAgatagatgaacgttatatcctgctaGGATCCCTGAACGGCTCATTATCAGAAGTTAGTCACAGCAGGTAGTTGTGCAGGGAGTTAGTTACAACGAGttgttgtgcaggttactagattgatgaacattatatccagaagggatcactgaacggttcagtcatctaggggttagtcactcgcgggtagcttgtgcagggtgcATGGatcaatggacgttatatctcgcggtaatcactgaacgggtcattgtccagatggtcagtcacagcagttggctgtgaaGGTTGTGAGTCACGATGGAGGATTGTGcggttgtaatcatgatttggttatagtggattaagacctctgttgagaggaaaatcacctgaagaaggtggactggaggtagccttagttagaaggtgacccaggataaaaatgaatgtgtcttttactttctgcacatatcagttttaacttagaacattcacaCAAAAGCTCCTCAGACTTGTACTGAGAAAGTCATAAGTTCTGATGACAaacagaagttaaaatgaacatctaatTGCTTATGCAGTTCTACTTcctcatgcttccgcaacatcaaaagcataatccaatagatgatcaaatgaatgaaaaaatagacattaaagaaaaagaaagggaattttaattgataaagaacatgattcaatcccccctttcttgtgttttcgtcaccttcaattggtatggctctgtattgatctcaagatcaaacacttaaccgtgtagagagatccagaaggagaaaaaccacactgagttgaaatcaaagtcaaattcaaacACTCAGTATAATCAGAAGATGTCAAGACAAAAGATCTCAAGACTCTGAATATCATCTACCTAGCAGAAggagttttgaaaatcaacaaAAGAATATTCTAcaaagctcaagacatcagaatGAAGAATATGTGCTCAATGAAAATATTCAAAGATAAATAAGTGTAGTTGACTCATCTCAGACTCACCGGCACCAatcagaggaagaagatatgAAAGAACATCTGCTAAATGAAGACATTCAAAATCAGAAAGAGCAAATCTGACTCAAGCCAGAATGATAAATCTATTCAACTAAGATCAAGTCAAGAAAGACACTTCAAGACAAAGAAGGAAGGTTTATCACTCAATATGGTCAGATCTTTCTAAAACTCTCTCTTTTATAATTTTACCAAAATAAGTTTATTGACATAGATTTCTTCTGTTATTTTAATTAGTGTCTACTCTACTATATGTCACATTATCCATGCATGTCCTGCATCTGTGCTTTTAACATTAATTACAACATTCCTTTCATATTTTTTAGGTTTCTCTAAAATCTATCTCTGTGCTCTTAGCATATGTCTCCATCACTTATCTGCTCCTACATGACTAACACCTCATTATCATTTTCTCTCTTACTGAAATACTCGATATAAGTGTGTCCTCATCaaattggttttaaaaaaaaggaaagttAATTAGATATGATGTTGCTAAAACATCTAGATGTTATAGACAAGATTGAGAATGTGAAGATTATCAGAAGTTCTGACCACTCTAGAAAACAAGACTTAAAAGGATTAGCTATATTTTAAAAAGGACGATTGAAGGTTTAAGTATTTATGAGCTTTTAAAACCTTTGACAATCAAATTCTAACCTTTGGTGTTCATACACGCAAAACCCTTGGATTCTGAACACGtgttaaaatgttttaaaatggAAAAGTCGGCGTATCTCTTAGTCCTATGTCTTAGGTCTCTGTTCCAAATCTCCTCGTATCACGATATCTCCTCCTAACCGTCAGGATCATCATTAGCAAATAATAATTAGGTTTAACTAGGGGTTCTTTTTCAAAATGGTATCCACCGTTATTTATACTTCCTAATCTCTCATTAGCCTTCATCTCTTCACTAATTCTTCTA includes:
- the LOC131638331 gene encoding cinnamoyl-CoA reductase CAD2-like — translated: MMSGEGKVVCVTGASGFIASWIVKFLLQRGYTVRATVRDPSNPKKVDHLLKLDGAKERLQLFKADLLDEGSFDSIIQGCDGVFHTASPVRFVVDDPQAELIDPAVKGTLNVLKSCAKSPSVKRVVFTSSFATVVHDPRPKTPEVVIDETWFSNPDFCRESKLWYPLSKTLAEAAAWEFVNENKIDMVVINPTMVAGPLLQPEVNESVELILNLINGLPFRNKNYGWVNVKDVANAHIHAYEIASGGGRYCLSETVVHCSELARILRDLYPTIQISDKCEDDEPHMPVYQISKEKANSLGIDFIPLEVSLKETVESFREKKIVDF